The stretch of DNA AAATCCCGAGCAGTGCTCGGGATTTTTGTTATTAATAACCGCTAAAAGTTCTAATAGCAATTACACTATTTGATATGTCTTTATTTTCTGAAAGCTGTGTCCCATTTGAATTAAATGTTTGAGACCATGCCTTTTGACTATCATATTGGGTTGATGACCAAATTTTTTTATCTTGAAGGTCCGGCAAGTAACCTTGTAAATAACAATCATATAAAGCATTTAACTCATCCTTAGAAGGTAAATACCAATCATTATAACCACCTTGAGTTAAGTTCAAACACATATTAACTGCAAAATTTCCATTACATGCGGCATTAATATGAGTATTGTTAATTTTATCTGAATTAAATTCTCCCTGAAAGACATCATTAAATGTATTTAGAACATTTACACCTAAACAACCCCAATTAACTAAATCATTACCATCCATTACTGCAACTACTAAACCAGTATGAAGACCAGTAGTTAAAAAAACTGTTCCGCCTCCAATTTGATCTCCAATATATATTATAGGAGGAATATATACTTCTAAAACATTACCATAAGATGTTCCTTGTGAATTTGTCGCAAAAGCCCTAACACTTATATAACTTCCAGTAAACATAAAAGCACTAATTAATGAATAAAAACTTCCAATTGAAG from Flavobacterium haoranii encodes:
- a CDS encoding Lcl domain-containing protein → MKFKVYNCLVIIFSVFIISCSKDSSNDNLSLPSVVTLEIDNLTYNSVESGGSIISNGGTSIISCGVVWSTNENPTINDFKTTDVLSVSEFTSSITNLEPNTTYYIKAYATNSEGTSYGNQISFTTNQLILPVVNTISLDYIYNLQCEVGGEIITDNGIPIITSGFVYNEGQASQNINLNLNNGISINNTNTSIGSFYSLISAFMFTGSYISVRAFATNSQGTSYGNVLEVYIPPIIYIGDQIGGGTVFLTTGLHTGLVVAVMDGNDLVNWGCLGVNVLNTFNDVFQGEFNSDKINNTHINAACNGNFAVNMCLNLTQGGYNDWYLPSKDELNALYDCYLQGYLPDLQDKKIWSSTQYDSQKAWSQTFNSNGTQLSENKDISNSVIAIRTFSGY